The Triticum aestivum cultivar Chinese Spring chromosome 7B, IWGSC CS RefSeq v2.1, whole genome shotgun sequence genome window below encodes:
- the LOC123156776 gene encoding DNA polymerase lambda yields the protein MAPKRKPAEPPRDAEGIFRGVSAFFVPHGVQPRRLEVWKQKLVQMGGRLEKKDAGAKGARINHVLAADAKALLRELGADWLHRFTGSVVSFDWLEECLKSGERLPEHKFTINYEEEFKPKKAAGTGASNPAKRSKMSSEDPESHKAISGHDGKEEVATGEHRDKTSTHVHDGSGVEKGPGQFAHSQTSSGDTKDTVGSLDTEEASSGEPTTYAPPDLNRNITEIFGKLINIYRAMGDDRRSFSYYKAIPVIEKLPFKIESGDQVKNLPAIGKSLRDHINEIVTTGKLSKLEHFENDEKVRAVSLFGEVWGVGPATALKLYDKGHRTLDDLRKDDSLTYAQRTGLKFFDDIRQRIPRHEVSEMEKLLQEVGNDILPGVTIVCGGSYRRGKSSCGDMDIVITHDDGKSHVGFLPKFVQRLKDINFLREDLIFSVNSIEGTDSGVDTYFGLCTYPGRELRHRIDLKVYPRNRYASGLLAWTGNDVLNRRLRILAESKGYVLDDTGLYLATQSSGGKRAGRSEAIVNCHEEKDVFDTLGFPYLEPHERNL from the exons ATGGCGCCGAAGCGGAAGCCAGCGGAGCCGCCGAGGGACGCCGAGGGGATATTCCGCGGCGTCTCCGCCTTCTTCGTCCCCCACGGCGTGCAGCCCCGCCGCCTCGAG GTGTGGAAGCAGAAGCTGGTGCAGATGGGGGGCCGCCTGGAGAAGAAGGACGCCGGCGCCAAGGGCGCCAGGATCAACCACGTGCTCGCCGCCGACGCCAAGGCGCTGCTCCGGGAGCTCGGCGCCGACTGGCTTCACCGCTTCACGGGG AGCGTGGTGTCCTTCGATTGGCTGGAGGAGTGCCTCAAGTCCGGCGAGAGGCTGCCCGAGCACAAGTTCACCATCAACTACGAAGAGGAATTTAAACCCAAAAAGGCAGCTGGTACAGGCGCGTCAAATCCTGCAAAGAGGAGCAAAATGTCATCCGAGGATCCTGAGAGTCACAAAGCAATTAGTGGACATGATGGGAAGGAGGAGGTGGCTACCGGGGAGCATCGAGACAAAACAAGTACACATGTGCATGATGGTTCAGGTGTCGAAAAGGGGCCTGGCCAGTTTGCACATAGCCAGACTAGCTCTGGGGATACTAAGGATACCGTAGGGTCTCTTGATACTGAG GAAGCTTCTTCTGGGGAACCCACAACATATGCTCCACCAGACCTCAATAGGAACATCACTGAGATTTTTGGAAAACTTATCAACATATATAGAG CCATGGGAGATGACCGGAGATCATTTAGCTATTACAAGGCCATTCCTGTAATCGAGAAACTGCCATTCAAAATAGAAAGTGGCGACCAAGTTAAAAACCTCCCTGCCATTGGGAAATCTTTGAGAGACCAT ATTAATGAAATAGTGACAACAGGAAAGCTTTCCAAACTGGAACACTTTGAGAATGATGAAAAG GTACGGGCAGTCAGCCTATTCGGTGAAGTTTGGGGTGTTGGTCCTGCAACTGCTCTTAAGTTATATGATAAAGGACACCGTACTCTTGATGACCTTCGGAAAGATGACTCACTTACATATGCTCAGAGgactggcttgaaattctttgatGATATCAGACAAAGAATCCCTCGGCATGAG GTCAGTGAGATGGAGAAGCTTTTGCAAGAAGTTGGGAATGATATCTTGCCTGGA GTGACAATTGTATGCGGAGGATCATACAGACGTGGAAAATCATCTTGTGGTGACATGGATATTGTAATTACTCATGATGATGGTAAAAG TCATGTAGGTTTTCTGCCGAAGTTTGTTCAGAGGTTGAAGGACATCAATTTTTTAAGGGAGGACCTTATCTTCAGCGTAAACAGTATTGAG GGAACTGACAGCGGGGTTGACACATATTTTGGTCTTTGCACGTATCCTGGGCGTGAGCTGCGGCATCGCATTGACCTCAAG GTATACCCAAGGAACAGATATGCATCCGGGCTGCTAGCCTGGACTGGAAATGATGTTCTAAATCGACG ATTGAGAATACTAGCAGAATCAAAAGGCTACGTGCTTGATGACACGGGTTTGTATCTTGCTACACAGAGCAGTGGTGGAAAGCGC GCAGGGAGATCAGAAGCTATAGTTAACTGCCACGAGGAGAAGGACGTGTTCGACACGCTTGGGTTCCCCTACTTGGAACCTCATGAACGAAATCTATAG